Proteins from a single region of Coregonus clupeaformis isolate EN_2021a chromosome 19, ASM2061545v1, whole genome shotgun sequence:
- the tmem138 gene encoding transmembrane protein 138 isoform X1 encodes MLQTNNYSLVLLVQLCLLTYDLFINSFSELLRASPVIQLVLFIIQDIATLFNVIIILLMMFNTYVFQVGLVALLLVRFKALLMLSALYLTLSISFHCWIVNLRWLESNSFTWTNGLQVLFVFQRVAAVFVLLLLQTDDRVSVRPAAV; translated from the exons ATGCTCCAGACCAACAACTACTCGCTGGTCCTGCTGGTCCAGCTATGTCTGCTGACCTATGACCTGTTTATCAACTCCTTCAGTGAGCTGCTAAGGGCATCGCCCGTCATCCAGCTAGTGCTGTTCAT CATCCAGGACATAGCCACCCTGTTCAACGTGATCATCATTCTGCTGATGATGTTCAACACCTACGTGTTCCAGGTTGGCCTGGTCGCTCTGCTGCTGGTGAGGTTCAAAGCCTTACTGATGCTGTCTGCCCTCTACCTCACCCTCAGCATCTCCTTTCACTGCTGGATAGTG AACCTGAGATGGCTGGAATCCAACAGTTTCACCTGGACAAACGGCCTACAAGTCCTCTTCGTCTTCCAGAGGGTTG CTGCAGTGTTTGTATTGCTACTTCTACAAACGGACGACAGAGTGTCTGTGCGACCCGCGGCTGTATGA
- the tmem138 gene encoding transmembrane protein 138 isoform X2, which yields MLQTNNYSLVLLVQLCLLTYDLFINSFSELLRASPVIQLVLFIIQDIATLFNVIIILLMMFNTYVFQVGLVALLLNLRWLESNSFTWTNGLQVLFVFQRVAAVFVLLLLQTDDRVSVRPAAV from the exons ATGCTCCAGACCAACAACTACTCGCTGGTCCTGCTGGTCCAGCTATGTCTGCTGACCTATGACCTGTTTATCAACTCCTTCAGTGAGCTGCTAAGGGCATCGCCCGTCATCCAGCTAGTGCTGTTCAT CATCCAGGACATAGCCACCCTGTTCAACGTGATCATCATTCTGCTGATGATGTTCAACACCTACGTGTTCCAGGTTGGCCTGGTCGCTCTGCTGCTG AACCTGAGATGGCTGGAATCCAACAGTTTCACCTGGACAAACGGCCTACAAGTCCTCTTCGTCTTCCAGAGGGTTG CTGCAGTGTTTGTATTGCTACTTCTACAAACGGACGACAGAGTGTCTGTGCGACCCGCGGCTGTATGA